From a region of the Mercurialis annua linkage group LG1-X, ddMerAnnu1.2, whole genome shotgun sequence genome:
- the LOC126665092 gene encoding glucan endo-1,3-beta-glucosidase 8-like: protein MGNSWFFIWVLLLGLMGSCVYGLGVNWGTQAINKLPPRTVVKMLKDNGIQKVKLFDADKNTMSALAGSGIEVMVAIPNDQLAVMNDYDRAKNWVRRNVTTYHFNGGVNIKYVAVGNEPFLTAYNGSFLNITFPALQNIQNALNEAGVGDSIKATVPLNADVYDSPIDQPYPSAGRFRTDINDIMTNIVQFLHKNNAPFTINIYPFLSLYGNDHFPFDYAFFDGAPQPVVDKGTGIQYTNVFDANFDTLVSSLKAVGLGDLPIIVGEVGWPTDGDKNARMDYAYRFYNGLLPRLAKNSGTPLRNGYIEVYLFGLLDEDAKSVAPGDFERHWGIFGYDGQPKFAIDFSGQGQNKLLLGAQDVQYLPSRWCVFNPNAKDLSKLADNIDFACTFSDCTALGYGSSCNGLDANGNASYAFNMYYQVQKQDQMACNFQGLAMVTSQNLSQGTCNFIVQIASPSSLIYPSRFGLALVIVLTFLFL, encoded by the exons ATGGGTAATTCATGGTTTTTCATTTGGGTTTTGCTTTTAGGATTAATGGGTAGCTGTGTTTATGGTTTGGGTGTTAATTGGGGGACTCAGGCAATTAATAAATTGCCACCAAGAACTGTTGTGAAGATGTTGAAAGATAATGGTattcaaaaagttaaacttTTTGATGCAGATAAGAACACCATGAGTGCTCTTGCTGGCTCTGGTATTGAGGTTATGGTTGCTATACCTAATGATCAGCTTGCTGTTATGAATGATTATGATCGTGCTAAGAATTGGGTTAGAAGAAATGTTACAACTTATCACTTCAATGGAGGTGTTAACATCAA GTATGTCGCAGTTGGGAATGAGCCTTTCCTCACGGCTTACAATGGATCATTTTTAAATATCACGTTCCCAGCGCTTCAGAACATTCAAAACGCCCTCAATGAAGCTGGTGTAGGAGACTCCATAAAGGCCACCGTGCCTTTAAATGCTGACGTCTATGACTCGCCCATTGATCAGCCTTATCCATCTGCTGGAAGATTCCGCACAGATATTAATGATATTATGACCAACATTGTTCAATTTCTGCATAAGAACAATGCACCTTTCACCATAAACATCTATCCATTCCTGAGTCTCTATGGAAACGATCACTTCCCTTTCGACTATGCTTTCTTTGATGGGGCACCTCAACCTGTAGTTGATAAAGGTACTGGAATCCAATACACCAATGTATTTGATGCTAACTTCGATACGTTGGTCTCATCACTCAAAGCAGTTGGTCTTGGAGACTTGCCCATCATAGTTGGGGAAGTCGGCTGGCCTACTGATGGCGACAAAAATGCGAGAATGGATTATGCATATAGATTTTATAATGGTCTCCTACCACGACTTGCGAAAAATAGTGGCACCCCACTTCGGAATGGATACATAGAAGTCTACCTGTTTGGTCTTCTCGACGAGGATGCCAAAAGTGTAGCTCCTGGAGACTTCGAGCGCCATTGGGGAATCTTTGGGTATGATGGTCAACCAAAATTTGCAATTGATTTTTCAGGGCAAGGTCAAAACAAGCTTCTTTTGGGTGCACAGGATGTTCAATATCTACCGTCGAGATGGTGTGTGTTTAATCCGAATGCCAAGGACCTTAGCAAGCTCGCGGATAACATTGATTTTGCTTGTACTTTTTCGGATTGCACGGCTCTCGGATATGGCTCGTCTTGCAATGGATTGGATGCTAATGGGAATGCCTCTTATGCATTCAATATGTACTATCAAGTACAAAAGCAAGACCAAATGGCCTGCAATTTTCAAGGGTTGGCTATGGTTACTTCACAGAATCTTTCACAAGGAACTTGCAATTTTATTGTTCAGATAGCATCACCTTCCTCTCTCATCTATCCGTCACGGTTTGGTTTAGCATTGGTGATTGTGTtaacatttttgtttttatag